A window of Melopsittacus undulatus isolate bMelUnd1 chromosome 2, bMelUnd1.mat.Z, whole genome shotgun sequence contains these coding sequences:
- the FAM181B gene encoding LOW QUALITY PROTEIN: protein FAM181B (The sequence of the model RefSeq protein was modified relative to this genomic sequence to represent the inferred CDS: deleted 2 bases in 2 codons), giving the protein MAVPAALLSPHHLLSFCFPAAGGLLGYADLDKGYEGGGDAAGDFKEATRDLLSFIDSASSNIKLALDKPVKSKRKVNHRKYLQKQIKRCTGIIAAAPPPPPPAPPAPSASSPSASCPAKPPPRREGSQGASSLQSKSLAALFGSLGHGPGPAGGGEAAAGSGPRKVPLRDRNLPPSFFTEPALPAAARGPVPGAKEPEKGGGDAVEFFELLGPEYNALLPEHTAPQDAFPARLPAELGLEHGLYDAALPLPGAHHPLLGGLLYPEPWSPSGPCSPGKKAPSEALRPLYPGPAEPAPGGGSEEPGGHLPAGFASFFPECPLPPPQVPYEYSAGFHRAAFPGL; this is encoded by the exons ATGGCCGTGCCCGCCGCGCTGCTCAGC CCCCATCACCTGCTCTCCTTCTGCTTCCCTGCCGCCGGGGGCCTGCTGGGCTATGCCGACCTGGACAAGGGCTACGAGGGCGGCGGCGACGCCGCC GGGGACTTTAAAGAAGCCACCAGGGACCTGCTGAGCTTCATCGACTCGGCCTCCAGCAACATCAAACTGGCGCTGGACAAGCCGGTGAAGTCCAAGCGGAAGGTGAACCACCGCAAGTACCTGCAGAAGCAGATCAAGCGCTGCACCGGCATCATCGCCGCcgcccccccgccgccgcctcccgctCCTCCGGCGCCCTCCGCTTCCTCCCCGTCCGCTTCATGCCCCGCTAAGCCCCCGCCGCGCCGGGAGGGCTCGCAGGGAGCCAGCAGCCTCCAGAGCAAGAGCTTGGCCGCGCTCTTCGGGTCGCTGGGGCACGGCCCTGGCCCTGCGGGCGGCGGGGAGGCGGCTGCGGGGAGCGGCCCACGGAAGGTACCGCTGCGGGACCGCAATCTGCCCCCTTCCTTCTTCACGGAGCCGGCGCTGCCGGCTGCGGCCCGCGGGCCGGTACCGGGAGCCAAGGAGCCGGAGAAGGGCGGCGGGGATGCGGTTGAGTTCTTCGAGCTGCTCGGCCCCGAGTACAACGCGCTGCTGCCCGAGCACACTGCCCCGCAGGACGCCTTCCCCGCCCGCCTGCCCGCAGAGCTGGGCCTGGAGCACGGCCTCTACGACGCGGCGCTGCCGCTGCCCGGCGCTCATCACCCGCTGCTGGGGGGGCTGCTCTACCCCGAGCCCTGGAGCCCGTCCGGGCCCTGCAGCCCCGGCAAGAAGGCGCCGTCCGAAGCGCTGCGCCCGCTGTACCCCGGCCCTGCGGAGCCGGCCCCCGGCGGCGGCAGCGAGGAGCCCGGAGGGCACCTCCCGGCCGGGTTCGCTTCCTTCTTCCCCGAGTGCCCTCTGCCCCCGCCGCAGGTGCCCTATGAGTACAGCGCCGGCTTCCACCGCGCCGCCTTCCCCGGGCTGTAG